The proteins below are encoded in one region of Arenibacter algicola:
- a CDS encoding CsbD family protein: protein MNSDQLEGKWKQVKGKFKQKYGDLTDNDLTYSEGKFEEFLGRLQEKTGKRKEQLKEEIDNL from the coding sequence ATGAACAGTGATCAATTGGAAGGAAAATGGAAACAAGTCAAAGGTAAGTTCAAACAAAAGTACGGTGATCTTACAGACAATGACCTAACTTATTCAGAAGGTAAGTTTGAAGAATTCTTAGGCCGGTTGCAAGAAAAGACCGGAAAAAGAAAAGAGCAATTAAAAGAAGAGATCGACAATCTATAG
- the tamL gene encoding translocation and assembly module lipoprotein TamL: protein MKATITYYYTLILLLTASLYSCGVSKFIPNGEALYTGSKINIEADKDIGNTKKVSQELHTLLEPEPNSKILGIRPGLYFHYKAQKKRPGFLNRWLNKKLGEEPVYLSDVNPQRIEQLMLNRLDNRGFFYSKATSELDSAQKHASVKYQVELKKPYTLEQFKLDKDSLPIYNDISKALAQTEIKLGKRFDLELMKYERERIDQELKQKGYYNFNPDFLIFEVDTNRYDNKKSDLFLRLKKNVPKKSLIPYTIDSISVFPNYSINTDTLAPPGTSTINGISFFQKEEFFKPKKLEPYILFGPGHKYNSRTASLTSNRLSSLGTYKFVNIRFNEKDTSTTDSVGSLSADIYLSPLTKRSVRAELQGVTKSNGFAGPGLAVTYNNRNLFRGGETFGITGNFAYETQLSGGKNTGLSSIAGGLKIDLIIPSLLPFSPRSFKYAVPKTKISLGTDFLKRSKLYTLSSFNTSFGYTWNANRFVYHEINPINVNYVNLSNTTEEFTAILENNPFLSQSFEQQFIAGLNYTFTYNELVDPNKTNPIFVSTNLDIAGNTLNLLSGSKTTIFGLEYAQYAKADIDFRYYIKWAKEQALVARLYGGWGIPYGNSSTLPFVKQFFSGGPYSVRAFNIRSLGPGTFNSVEDGTSSFFDQSGNLKLEANLEYRFPIWSYFKGAIFADAGNVWLTNEIDISEDESVESREFNEELLAKGKFGSDWAKELGIGLGLGLRVDIQSFVLRFDLASPLQVPYQPEGERIRIPFFDGGSNNLIFNFAIGYPF from the coding sequence TTGAAGGCGACCATAACATATTACTATACGCTTATATTGCTATTAACGGCAAGTCTATATTCCTGCGGTGTAAGTAAATTTATCCCTAACGGGGAGGCTTTATATACGGGTTCCAAGATCAACATTGAAGCCGATAAAGACATAGGGAACACTAAAAAAGTTTCCCAAGAACTGCATACCCTTCTTGAACCTGAACCAAATTCCAAAATCCTTGGAATAAGACCAGGCCTATACTTTCACTACAAAGCCCAGAAGAAAAGACCAGGTTTTTTAAACCGATGGCTCAATAAAAAATTGGGAGAAGAACCCGTATACTTATCCGATGTAAATCCACAACGTATAGAGCAACTCATGTTGAACCGTTTGGACAATCGTGGCTTTTTTTACAGCAAAGCAACATCCGAATTGGACAGTGCCCAAAAACATGCATCGGTTAAGTACCAAGTGGAACTAAAAAAACCCTATACCCTTGAACAATTTAAGTTGGATAAAGATTCCCTGCCAATTTATAACGATATATCCAAGGCACTGGCCCAAACAGAGATTAAGCTAGGAAAACGCTTCGATCTGGAACTGATGAAATACGAAAGGGAACGTATAGACCAGGAACTAAAACAAAAAGGATATTACAATTTTAATCCGGATTTTTTAATTTTTGAAGTCGACACCAATCGCTATGACAACAAGAAGTCCGATCTTTTTTTGAGGCTTAAAAAAAACGTTCCCAAAAAGTCCCTAATTCCCTATACTATTGATTCCATTTCCGTTTTTCCCAACTATTCGATCAATACGGATACCCTTGCTCCCCCCGGCACCTCAACGATCAACGGTATAAGTTTTTTTCAGAAAGAAGAATTTTTTAAACCTAAAAAACTCGAGCCCTATATCTTATTCGGGCCAGGTCATAAATACAATTCAAGAACGGCCAGCCTCACCAGTAATCGCCTATCCTCCCTAGGTACCTATAAATTCGTAAACATTAGATTCAATGAAAAAGATACCTCAACAACCGATAGTGTAGGTTCTTTGTCCGCAGACATTTACCTTTCGCCCCTTACCAAGAGGTCGGTTCGTGCGGAATTGCAGGGAGTAACCAAATCCAATGGTTTTGCCGGTCCCGGGCTAGCAGTAACCTACAACAACCGAAATCTTTTCAGAGGGGGCGAGACCTTCGGCATAACCGGAAACTTCGCTTATGAGACACAGCTATCGGGTGGAAAGAATACTGGCCTAAGCAGTATTGCAGGGGGATTGAAAATAGATCTCATAATACCCTCCCTCCTTCCGTTTTCGCCAAGAAGTTTTAAATATGCCGTACCCAAAACCAAAATAAGCTTGGGAACGGATTTCCTGAAAAGAAGCAAATTATATACCCTAAGCTCGTTCAATACCTCCTTTGGGTATACCTGGAATGCCAATAGATTTGTTTATCACGAAATCAATCCAATTAATGTAAATTATGTAAACCTTTCCAATACCACGGAAGAATTTACGGCCATTTTGGAAAATAATCCTTTTCTAAGTCAAAGTTTTGAGCAGCAGTTCATTGCTGGACTCAATTATACCTTCACCTATAACGAATTGGTAGACCCCAATAAAACAAATCCAATCTTCGTCTCAACAAATTTGGATATTGCCGGAAACACCTTAAATCTCCTTAGCGGTTCAAAAACAACTATTTTTGGACTTGAATATGCGCAATATGCCAAGGCCGATATTGATTTTCGGTATTATATAAAATGGGCCAAAGAACAGGCTCTGGTGGCAAGACTTTATGGCGGATGGGGTATTCCCTATGGCAACTCCTCCACCCTACCCTTTGTAAAGCAATTCTTTTCTGGCGGTCCCTATAGCGTAAGGGCATTTAATATTAGATCGCTCGGACCAGGCACCTTCAATTCTGTGGAAGACGGCACCTCTTCGTTTTTCGACCAGTCTGGGAATCTAAAATTGGAGGCTAATCTGGAATACAGATTTCCTATATGGTCCTATTTTAAGGGAGCCATTTTTGCAGATGCCGGAAACGTATGGTTGACCAATGAAATAGACATTTCAGAGGATGAATCTGTAGAAAGTCGCGAATTCAACGAAGAATTGCTTGCCAAAGGAAAATTTGGCTCAGATTGGGCAAAGGAATTAGGTATTGGCCTTGGTTTGGGCCTAAGGGTAGATATACAAAGCTTTGTCTTGCGCTTCGATTTAGCTTCTCCTTTACAGGTTCCCTACCAGCCCGAAGGAGAACGTATCAGAATTCCTTTTTTTGACGGGGGCAGTAATAATCTCATCTTCAATTTCGCCATCGGATACCCATTTTAA
- a CDS encoding lmo0937 family membrane protein, with translation MRSILWLVAVICIVIWLLGFFGIVAGMGTTNLIHILLVIAIIAVLYNIISGRKPL, from the coding sequence ATGAGAAGCATACTTTGGTTGGTCGCTGTTATCTGTATTGTTATTTGGCTCTTGGGTTTCTTCGGTATAGTTGCCGGTATGGGAACCACTAATCTGATTCATATTCTTTTGGTAATCGCCATTATTGCCGTACTTTACAATATTATATCGGGCCGTAAGCCTCTTTAA
- a CDS encoding AI-2E family transporter — MTQINPKVIRQVFILLLIIMLGGLIFQAILPYFSGVLGAITIYVLLRRPMEKLVEKGWHPNLAAIILLIGSFVCILLPISGIVLMLGNKVESAVQNSEKVISAVENQMEKWENMFGYDFTSQIDAGAVSTWLSNNLQGFAGGTFNIFIAVAIMYFMLFYMLTNRRELRESLFEYIPISKENLKIIGEEVRAMVRSNALGIPLVAMAQGIIALIGFLVFGVQAPFFWAVIVTIGSMIPFVGSLLGIVPVFILSLSGGNTFQAWGILLYGFIVVGATDNLFRLFVLKKLDNVHPLITLIGVIVGVPIFGFIGLIFGPLLISLFLIIVRMYKKEYANDNKERL, encoded by the coding sequence ATGACGCAAATCAATCCCAAAGTAATCCGACAGGTATTTATCTTACTGCTCATAATTATGTTGGGAGGACTTATTTTTCAGGCAATTCTTCCTTATTTTTCGGGGGTTTTAGGGGCAATAACGATATATGTGCTTTTGCGCAGGCCAATGGAAAAACTTGTTGAAAAGGGATGGCACCCCAATCTAGCCGCTATTATCCTGCTCATAGGGTCTTTCGTATGTATTTTATTACCCATTTCAGGAATTGTGCTTATGCTGGGGAACAAGGTAGAGAGTGCCGTTCAAAATTCCGAAAAGGTGATTTCTGCCGTGGAAAACCAAATGGAAAAATGGGAAAACATGTTTGGATATGATTTTACATCCCAAATAGATGCAGGAGCCGTATCTACATGGTTGTCCAATAACCTTCAGGGCTTTGCCGGTGGAACCTTCAATATTTTTATTGCCGTCGCCATTATGTATTTCATGCTTTTTTATATGCTTACCAATCGTAGGGAATTGCGGGAATCTTTATTTGAGTACATTCCAATAAGCAAGGAAAATTTAAAAATAATAGGAGAGGAAGTTAGGGCTATGGTACGTTCCAATGCCCTTGGTATTCCACTAGTGGCCATGGCGCAAGGAATTATTGCGTTGATAGGGTTTTTGGTATTTGGGGTTCAAGCCCCCTTCTTCTGGGCGGTTATCGTTACCATTGGTTCTATGATTCCCTTTGTAGGTTCTTTGTTGGGAATCGTTCCAGTCTTTATATTGTCGCTCTCCGGAGGTAATACTTTTCAAGCATGGGGAATTTTACTGTACGGTTTTATTGTGGTAGGGGCTACGGATAACCTATTTCGACTTTTTGTTCTTAAAAAATTGGACAATGTACATCCGTTGATTACGCTGATCGGAGTAATTGTTGGAGTACCCATTTTTGGTTTTATTGGACTGATATTTGGTCCCCTTCTTATTAGTCTTTTCCTGATTATTGTACGAATGTATAAAAAGGAATACGCCAACGATAATAAGGAAAGGCTTTGA
- a CDS encoding YihY/virulence factor BrkB family protein, whose protein sequence is MSKDKSRQFSLKALPGLIVDTYKSWLSNDPFRSSAVVAYYAILSLPALLVIIVNLVGAVWGTEIVQGKLTDEFSMALGSDAATSIQAMIEETQSVEKSTLSSIIGIGILLFAATGVVYHLKISLNAIWRIKPDPQAKIKKVIIDRVLSFAFILAIGFLLLISFMVTAAISILNDFIREVLPDVLLYAAYTIDFLISIAIISVLFGLMFKYLPDAKVKWPSVKIGAVLTALLFVLGKSALGYYFGLAEPGSTYGAAGTIVLILLWVSYSCLILFFGAEFTYNYAEKFGYGIKPNSRAVNREDIC, encoded by the coding sequence ATGAGCAAAGATAAGAGCAGACAATTTTCCTTAAAAGCCTTACCTGGTTTAATCGTTGACACCTATAAGTCATGGTTGTCCAACGACCCTTTTAGGTCCAGTGCGGTTGTGGCCTATTACGCCATTCTCTCCCTGCCCGCCCTTTTAGTAATTATTGTAAATCTTGTGGGGGCAGTGTGGGGAACGGAAATAGTACAGGGAAAACTTACAGACGAATTTTCAATGGCCCTTGGCAGTGATGCTGCAACCTCCATTCAGGCCATGATAGAGGAAACGCAGAGCGTAGAAAAAAGTACCCTATCCTCCATTATCGGTATCGGCATACTTCTTTTTGCAGCTACCGGGGTAGTCTATCATTTAAAAATTTCATTGAATGCCATTTGGAGAATTAAACCGGACCCACAGGCCAAAATAAAAAAAGTGATCATAGACCGTGTGTTAAGTTTTGCCTTCATCCTGGCGATCGGCTTTCTATTGCTCATCAGTTTTATGGTCACGGCCGCCATATCGATCCTCAACGACTTTATACGGGAGGTTCTTCCCGATGTGCTGCTCTATGCGGCCTACACAATTGATTTTCTGATTTCCATTGCCATAATATCGGTACTTTTTGGCCTTATGTTCAAATACCTTCCCGATGCCAAAGTAAAATGGCCTTCGGTGAAGATAGGCGCAGTTTTAACGGCACTTCTATTCGTATTGGGAAAATCGGCTCTGGGATATTATTTCGGACTGGCAGAACCAGGGTCTACCTACGGGGCAGCTGGTACCATTGTATTAATTCTCTTATGGGTTTCCTACTCCTGCCTGATCCTATTCTTTGGGGCCGAGTTCACCTATAACTATGCCGAAAAATTTGGGTATGGCATTAAGCCAAACAGTCGGGCTGTTAACAGGGAGGATATCTGTTAA
- a CDS encoding SusC/RagA family TonB-linked outer membrane protein — translation MFLLVFVALYSNSYAHVNNDIINAEYSAYQQTVSGTITDNLGEPLPGASIMEKGTTNGTTTDFDGNFSIDVSDENAVLVISYIGFNTQEVSLNGEANISVTLLENAAALSEVVVTGYTSERKSDLTGAVAIVDMGGVVSQPVASVDNMLQGQVSGVNVVSSASPGGPSSLRIRGYSTIRNNDPLYVIDGVPTTSGINLINPNDIESLQVLKDASSSSIYGSRAANGVVIITTKKGKSDETKVSINMHSGIQNTTNLPNNLSAENYGNVYWQGFANDGITPAHAIYGNGATPVIPDFLDAENTIPSANTDWVGEIFDPAIIQSYNLSLAKGGEKSHSMFSLGYFDQEGTLKYTDFSRITARLNSDYKLFNDVVTIGENLTVVYSKSVGTSTNSLLGNAVYDAFRIPSIAPVYDINGEFTGYPLSDTQNPLGNLYRNKDNIENRVRVFGNVFTEIQLFEDLKFKTNFGLNYTTSDRTSFSPTYKEPNPQRVINSLSVRNNKQFDWVWSNTLNYTKTFADKHNFSALVGIESIENLYEVTTASIDDLPTNELNIRILNAGDQGTQTNSGDKIEYSLFSYFGKLNYTYDNKYLFSATLRRDGTSKLLNNRWGTFPALSAGWKISEENFFNNEGVISNLKIRAGWGVTGNQDIPAYQTLSGYCSNPYYSNYAIDGAQNSTQTGFTLSRIANPDLKWETTTQTNIGLDFGFLNDALTFSADYFYKNTEDLLLFKTLAPDQAGFSNSGQWQNVGEMENKGFEFTADYQSDRAKDFNFNIGVNFSVIDNELLSLGEGINFIETDPGVLHSVNFDQSTSRTAVGQPIASFYGHVVEGIFASDAEAASSNQSSAVAGDYRFKDINNDNVIDDRDRTFIGSPHADFTYGINFTANYKALDLTLFFQGSQGNDIYDLSRYYTDFFNLANYNKNDRILNAWTPQNTNTDLARVSLNDPNNNIRPSSYYVQDGSFLRLKTFQLGYTLPENVAEKIKASRIRVYLEAYNLFTITGYEGLDPEIGLQNYDSDDRNLDIGVDRGIYPSSQTFTLGLNFNF, via the coding sequence TTGTTTTTACTAGTATTCGTTGCGCTATATTCCAACAGTTATGCACATGTAAACAACGATATTATAAACGCTGAATATAGCGCGTATCAACAAACAGTATCAGGTACCATTACAGATAATTTAGGAGAGCCGCTCCCAGGTGCAAGTATTATGGAAAAAGGTACCACTAACGGAACTACTACTGATTTTGATGGTAATTTCTCAATAGATGTATCCGATGAAAATGCCGTTTTGGTCATTTCATATATAGGTTTTAACACACAAGAAGTCAGCTTAAACGGAGAGGCTAATATCTCTGTAACTTTATTGGAGAATGCCGCTGCATTATCCGAGGTAGTAGTTACAGGATATACATCAGAAAGAAAAAGTGATCTAACTGGAGCCGTCGCTATTGTTGATATGGGTGGTGTTGTAAGCCAGCCTGTTGCTAGTGTCGACAATATGCTACAGGGCCAGGTTTCTGGTGTTAACGTGGTAAGCTCGGCCTCTCCTGGTGGCCCAAGCAGCCTTAGAATTAGAGGTTATAGTACGATACGAAATAACGATCCTCTTTATGTAATAGATGGTGTACCTACAACTTCAGGTATCAATCTTATCAACCCTAACGATATTGAGTCCCTTCAAGTATTAAAAGATGCATCATCTTCGAGTATCTACGGATCTAGGGCCGCAAATGGTGTTGTGATCATTACTACAAAAAAAGGAAAATCTGACGAAACAAAAGTTTCCATCAACATGCATTCCGGTATTCAGAACACTACTAATTTACCGAATAATTTAAGTGCGGAAAATTATGGGAATGTATATTGGCAAGGTTTTGCCAATGATGGAATAACACCTGCCCATGCCATATATGGCAACGGTGCTACACCCGTAATTCCTGATTTTTTGGATGCTGAAAATACAATTCCTTCCGCCAACACGGATTGGGTCGGCGAAATTTTTGATCCAGCCATTATTCAATCTTACAACCTAAGTTTGGCCAAAGGAGGTGAAAAGTCGCATAGTATGTTCTCTTTAGGCTATTTTGATCAAGAAGGCACCTTGAAATACACCGATTTTAGTAGAATTACCGCACGTTTAAATTCGGACTACAAATTGTTCAATGATGTTGTAACAATAGGCGAAAACCTTACCGTTGTCTACTCCAAAAGTGTTGGCACCAGTACTAATTCATTGTTGGGCAATGCCGTTTACGACGCCTTCAGAATTCCAAGTATTGCTCCAGTTTATGATATTAATGGAGAATTCACTGGTTATCCATTATCGGATACCCAAAATCCATTGGGTAATTTATACCGAAATAAAGATAATATTGAAAACAGGGTACGCGTATTTGGTAATGTATTTACCGAAATTCAACTTTTTGAAGACTTAAAATTCAAAACTAATTTTGGACTTAATTATACTACATCAGACAGAACATCATTTAGTCCTACTTACAAGGAGCCAAATCCTCAGCGAGTAATCAATAGTTTATCTGTCAGAAATAATAAGCAGTTCGACTGGGTTTGGTCGAATACCTTGAATTACACAAAAACTTTTGCCGACAAACATAATTTTAGTGCCTTAGTCGGGATTGAAAGCATAGAAAATCTATATGAAGTTACAACCGCTTCTATTGATGATCTTCCTACCAATGAACTAAACATTAGAATATTAAATGCAGGTGACCAAGGCACACAAACGAATAGCGGTGATAAAATAGAGTACTCCTTATTCTCGTATTTCGGTAAATTAAATTATACCTACGATAATAAATATTTGTTTTCTGCTACCTTGAGACGTGATGGTACTTCTAAATTGTTAAATAATAGATGGGGTACTTTTCCTGCACTATCAGCGGGCTGGAAAATATCCGAAGAAAACTTCTTTAATAATGAAGGGGTTATATCCAACTTAAAAATACGTGCCGGCTGGGGCGTAACAGGTAATCAGGACATCCCTGCTTACCAAACACTATCTGGATATTGCAGTAATCCGTACTATTCCAATTACGCCATTGATGGAGCTCAAAATAGCACACAAACTGGTTTTACATTATCCAGAATTGCGAATCCCGATTTAAAATGGGAAACAACTACACAGACCAATATTGGTTTGGATTTTGGCTTTCTCAATGATGCCCTGACTTTTTCTGCGGACTACTTTTATAAAAACACAGAAGATTTATTATTGTTTAAAACCTTGGCACCAGATCAAGCAGGTTTTTCAAATAGCGGTCAATGGCAGAATGTGGGCGAGATGGAAAACAAAGGTTTTGAGTTTACCGCAGATTATCAAAGTGACCGTGCAAAGGACTTTAACTTTAATATAGGGGTTAATTTCTCTGTTATTGATAATGAATTATTGTCTTTAGGAGAAGGTATTAATTTCATAGAAACAGACCCTGGGGTTTTACATAGCGTAAATTTTGACCAGAGTACCTCAAGAACTGCAGTTGGACAACCAATAGCTTCGTTCTATGGTCATGTAGTAGAAGGTATTTTTGCTTCCGATGCAGAAGCGGCCTCTAGTAATCAGTCGAGTGCAGTTGCTGGGGATTATAGATTTAAGGACATCAACAACGATAATGTTATTGATGATCGCGATCGTACTTTTATAGGTTCTCCACACGCAGATTTCACCTATGGTATTAACTTCACGGCCAATTACAAAGCATTGGATTTAACATTGTTCTTTCAAGGTTCGCAAGGAAATGATATTTATGATTTGTCGCGATACTATACTGATTTTTTCAACTTGGCCAACTACAATAAGAATGATCGTATTCTAAATGCTTGGACACCACAAAATACGAATACCGATTTGGCTAGAGTTTCTTTAAATGACCCTAATAACAATATTAGACCTTCTTCTTATTATGTACAGGACGGTTCATTTTTACGCTTAAAAACTTTTCAATTGGGGTACACCCTTCCAGAGAATGTAGCTGAAAAAATAAAAGCTTCGCGTATTAGAGTTTATTTGGAAGCCTACAATTTATTTACCATTACAGGATATGAAGGATTGGATCCGGAAATTGGATTACAGAATTACGATTCCGATGACCGTAACTTGGATATTGGTGTAGACAGAGGTATTTACCCAAGTTCACAGACATTTACATTAGGTCTTAATTTCAACTTTTAA
- a CDS encoding VOC family protein has protein sequence MNVQAYLAFSGDCMKAMNFYADCFNAEITNKQTYEDSKMDIPESYRRNLQHAELKGKGIHLMAYDAAPDTPLNNGNKIHLAIDMENRDKAKELFSKLSSGGQVNHNFSEKEWGAMYGRCTDKFGIHWMVNCNLQ, from the coding sequence ATGAATGTACAAGCGTATTTGGCATTTTCGGGAGACTGCATGAAGGCAATGAATTTCTATGCCGATTGTTTTAATGCCGAGATTACCAATAAACAAACTTATGAAGATTCCAAGATGGATATTCCAGAATCGTATAGGCGCAACTTGCAACATGCCGAGTTAAAAGGTAAGGGAATCCACTTAATGGCCTATGATGCTGCCCCGGATACACCGCTAAACAATGGAAATAAAATTCACTTGGCCATAGACATGGAAAATAGGGACAAAGCCAAGGAATTGTTCAGTAAGCTCTCCAGTGGGGGTCAGGTAAATCACAACTTTAGTGAAAAAGAGTGGGGAGCCATGTATGGCCGTTGCACCGATAAATTTGGAATTCATTGGATGGTAAATTGCAACCTGCAATAG
- a CDS encoding response regulator, whose protein sequence is MNTSFLNMPPKPMTKESKKIKIYLADDDEEDRILFSDALAELPINCEIYNFRDGIYLVGRLVVKETPLPDIIFLDINMPLMDGADCLAKIRETERISSIPVIIYSTSFEKKEVGKYREMGANCYLKKPSSFNQLKTLLYKCIKTYTYDNRNLTAGNFIIHV, encoded by the coding sequence TTGAATACATCATTTTTGAATATGCCACCCAAACCAATGACCAAGGAAAGCAAAAAAATAAAAATTTATCTTGCCGACGATGACGAAGAGGACAGAATACTTTTCTCTGATGCATTGGCAGAATTGCCCATTAACTGTGAAATCTATAATTTCCGGGATGGCATATATCTTGTGGGAAGGCTCGTGGTAAAGGAAACACCTTTGCCGGATATAATCTTCCTGGATATAAATATGCCCCTGATGGACGGGGCGGATTGCTTAGCAAAAATTCGGGAAACAGAGCGTATCAGTTCCATACCGGTCATTATCTATTCTACAAGCTTCGAAAAAAAAGAAGTTGGAAAATATCGGGAAATGGGGGCCAATTGCTATCTAAAAAAACCCAGCTCCTTCAACCAACTTAAAACCTTGTTGTACAAATGCATCAAAACCTATACCTATGATAATCGCAACCTAACGGCCGGCAACTTCATTATCCACGTTTAA